Proteins from a single region of Cygnus olor isolate bCygOlo1 chromosome 30 unlocalized genomic scaffold, bCygOlo1.pri.v2 SUPER_30B, whole genome shotgun sequence:
- the PAK4 gene encoding serine/threonine-protein kinase PAK 4 isoform X2, with translation MFSKKKKRIEISAPSNFEHRVHTGYDQQEQKFTGLPRQWQGIIEESAKRPKPLVDPVCITAIQHGSQKTIVRGTKAAKDGSLTWLLDEFENMSVSRSNSLRRDSPPFPPRRDQLYQENGLSEGPAAARPHEDAGRSKDKKLHGARGELEQGKERPRDREEQRAHPQQPRGQEPGPKGAAPAGGRPPPPEYPKPPERDGWRDGPADRDCSEPAERVVRRERAEPSDRRPKSTYAGETSPQSPRDKRPLSGPNIRTPNIPVSEGVMKTAQQTGRPFNTYPRAETDPVRGAGSQAEHRPGRPQEVASNGPVSGTTGSSRAHPPGPPRSKGPEPPAGLTPHASDPHLARQPPPGPPLPTAAPQQPRSPQREPQRVSHEQFRAALQMVVDPGDPRTYLDNFIKIGEGSTGIVCIATIKSTGKLVAVKKMDLRKQQRRELLFNEVVIMRDYQHENVVEMYNSYLVGDELWVVMEFLEGGALTDIVTHTRMNEEQIAAVCLAVLKALSVLHAQGVIHRDIKSDSILLTHDGRVKLSDFGFCAQVNKEVPRRKSLVGTPYWMAPELISRLPYGPEVDIWSLGVMVIEMVDGEPPYFNEPPLKAMKMIRDNLPPKLKNMHKVSPSLKGFLDRMLVRDPVQRATANELLKHPFLGKAGPPSCIVPLMRQNRMR, from the exons ATGTTCAGCAAGAAGAAGAAACGCATCGAGATCTCGGCTCCCTCCAACTTCGAGCACCGCGTCCACACGGGCTACgaccagcaggagcagaagttCACGGGGCTGCCGCGGCAATGGCAGGGCATCATCGAGGAGTCGGCCAAGCGGCCCAAGCCGCTGGTGGACCCCGTGTGCATCACCGCCATCCAGCACGGCTCGCAGAAG ACCATCGTGCGGGGCACCAAAGCCGCCAAGGACGGCTCCCTGACCTGGCTGCTGGACGAGTTTGAGAACATGTCCGTGTCCCGTTCCAATTCTCTGCGCAGGGACAGCCCCCCCTTCCCGCCCCGCCGCGACCAGCTCTACCAGGAGAACGGCCTCTCCGAGGGCCCGGCCGCAGCCCGCCCGCACGAGGACGCCGGCCGGAGCAAGGACAAGAAGCTCCACGGGGCCCGCGGCGAGCTAGAGCAGGGCAAGGAGAGACCCCGGGACAGGGAGGAGCAGCGCGCCCACCCGCAGCAGCCCCGCGGCCAGGAGCCCGGCCCCAAGGGCGCTGCCCCCGCCGgcggccgcccgcccccgcccgaGTACCCCAAGCCCCCCGAGCGGGACGGCTGGCGGGACGGCCCCGCCGACAGGGACTGCAGCGAGCCAGCTGAGCGCGTGGTGCGGCGGGAGCGCGCGGAGCCCTCCGACAGGCGCCCCAAGTCCACCTACGCCGGCGAGACCAGCCCGCAGTCCCCCCGCGACAAGCGCCCGCTCTCGGGGCCCAATATCCGGACTCCCAACATCCCCGTGTCTGAAGGGGTGATGAAGACGGCTCAGCAGACGGGACGGCCTTTTAATACCTACCCGCGGGCCGAGACCGATCCCGTCAGGGGCGCAGGTTCACAG GCAGAGCACCGGCCGGGACGACCGCAGGAGGTGGCATCAAACGGGCCGGTGAGCGGCACCACCGGCTCCTCCCGTGCCCACCCGCCCGGCCCGCCGCGCTCCAAaggccccgagccccccgccggCCTCACCCCGCACGCCTCTGACCCCCACCTCGCTCGCcagcccccgcccggccccccgctgcccaccgccgccccgcagcagccccgctCGCCGCAGCGGGAGCCCCAGCGTGTCTCCCACGAGCAGTTCCGGGCGGCCCTGCAGATGGTGGTGGACCCCGGGGACCCCCGCACCTACCTGGACAACTTCATCAAGATCGGCGAGGGCTCCACCGGCATCGTCTGCATCGCCACCATCAAGAGCACCGGCAAGCTGGTGGCCGTGAAGAAGATGGACCTGCGCAAGCAGCAGCGGCGCGAGCTGCTCTTTAACGAG GTGGTGATCATGCGGGACTACCAGCACGAGAACGTGGTGGAGATGTACAACAGCTACCTGGTGGGCGACGAGCTCTGGGTGGTGATGGAGTTCCTGGAGGGCGGCGCACTCACCGACATCGTCACGCACACCAG GATGAATGAGGAGCAGATCGCGGCCGTTTGCTTGGCCGTGCTCAAGGCCCTGTCCGTCCTGCACGCGCAGGGCGTCATCCACCGCGACATCAAGAGCGACTCCATTCTGCTGACTCACGACGGCAGG GTGAAACTCTCCGATTTTGGGTTTTGCGCCCAAGTGAACAAGGAGGTGCCACGGCGCAAGTCGCTGGTGGGGACCCCGTACTGGATGGCGCCGGAGCTCATCTCCCGCTTGCCCTACGGCCCCGAG GTGGATATCTGGTCCCTGGGGGTGATGGTTATCGAGATGGTCGACGGGGAGCCGCCGTACTTCAACGAGCCGCCCCTaaaggccatgaagatgatccGAGACAATCTGCCCCCCAAGCTCAAAAACATGCACAAG GTTTCCCCCTCTCTCAAAGGCTTCCTCGACCGCATGCTGGTGCGGGATCCGGTGCAGCGGGCCACGGCCAACGAACTCTTGAAGCACCCCTTCTTGGGCAAGGCGGGCCCCCCCTCCTGCATCGTGCCCCTCATGCGCCAGAACCGCATGCGGTGA
- the PAK4 gene encoding serine/threonine-protein kinase PAK 4 isoform X1 produces MPWLRGTGKRRESRGASSVLPRFQERALDWLLCFKCCCLIGSPGSNLLRSSSAWCELRFFNPSEPRGRSSPGCSSSFPPSWLSRHSGDAPGPENGPLASLTMFSKKKKRIEISAPSNFEHRVHTGYDQQEQKFTGLPRQWQGIIEESAKRPKPLVDPVCITAIQHGSQKTIVRGTKAAKDGSLTWLLDEFENMSVSRSNSLRRDSPPFPPRRDQLYQENGLSEGPAAARPHEDAGRSKDKKLHGARGELEQGKERPRDREEQRAHPQQPRGQEPGPKGAAPAGGRPPPPEYPKPPERDGWRDGPADRDCSEPAERVVRRERAEPSDRRPKSTYAGETSPQSPRDKRPLSGPNIRTPNIPVSEGVMKTAQQTGRPFNTYPRAETDPVRGAGSQAEHRPGRPQEVASNGPVSGTTGSSRAHPPGPPRSKGPEPPAGLTPHASDPHLARQPPPGPPLPTAAPQQPRSPQREPQRVSHEQFRAALQMVVDPGDPRTYLDNFIKIGEGSTGIVCIATIKSTGKLVAVKKMDLRKQQRRELLFNEVVIMRDYQHENVVEMYNSYLVGDELWVVMEFLEGGALTDIVTHTRMNEEQIAAVCLAVLKALSVLHAQGVIHRDIKSDSILLTHDGRVKLSDFGFCAQVNKEVPRRKSLVGTPYWMAPELISRLPYGPEVDIWSLGVMVIEMVDGEPPYFNEPPLKAMKMIRDNLPPKLKNMHKVSPSLKGFLDRMLVRDPVQRATANELLKHPFLGKAGPPSCIVPLMRQNRMR; encoded by the exons ATGCCCTGGCTTCGCGGGACCGGGAAGCGCCGGGAGAGCCGCGGGGCTTCCTCCGTCCTGCCCCGTTTCCAGGAGCGGGCCCTTGACTGGCTGCTTTGTTTCAAATGTTGCTGCCTCATTGGCTCCCCCGGCTCAAATCTGCTCCGCTCCAGCTCCGCTTGGTGCGAGCTTCGCTTCTTTAACCCCTCCGAGCCTCGCGGCCGCTCTTCGCCCGGCTGCTcgtcctccttccctccctcctggcTCTCCCGACACAGCGGAGACGCTCCCGGTCCGGAAAATG GTCCTCTAGCCAGCCTCACCATGTTCAGCAAGAAGAAGAAACGCATCGAGATCTCGGCTCCCTCCAACTTCGAGCACCGCGTCCACACGGGCTACgaccagcaggagcagaagttCACGGGGCTGCCGCGGCAATGGCAGGGCATCATCGAGGAGTCGGCCAAGCGGCCCAAGCCGCTGGTGGACCCCGTGTGCATCACCGCCATCCAGCACGGCTCGCAGAAG ACCATCGTGCGGGGCACCAAAGCCGCCAAGGACGGCTCCCTGACCTGGCTGCTGGACGAGTTTGAGAACATGTCCGTGTCCCGTTCCAATTCTCTGCGCAGGGACAGCCCCCCCTTCCCGCCCCGCCGCGACCAGCTCTACCAGGAGAACGGCCTCTCCGAGGGCCCGGCCGCAGCCCGCCCGCACGAGGACGCCGGCCGGAGCAAGGACAAGAAGCTCCACGGGGCCCGCGGCGAGCTAGAGCAGGGCAAGGAGAGACCCCGGGACAGGGAGGAGCAGCGCGCCCACCCGCAGCAGCCCCGCGGCCAGGAGCCCGGCCCCAAGGGCGCTGCCCCCGCCGgcggccgcccgcccccgcccgaGTACCCCAAGCCCCCCGAGCGGGACGGCTGGCGGGACGGCCCCGCCGACAGGGACTGCAGCGAGCCAGCTGAGCGCGTGGTGCGGCGGGAGCGCGCGGAGCCCTCCGACAGGCGCCCCAAGTCCACCTACGCCGGCGAGACCAGCCCGCAGTCCCCCCGCGACAAGCGCCCGCTCTCGGGGCCCAATATCCGGACTCCCAACATCCCCGTGTCTGAAGGGGTGATGAAGACGGCTCAGCAGACGGGACGGCCTTTTAATACCTACCCGCGGGCCGAGACCGATCCCGTCAGGGGCGCAGGTTCACAG GCAGAGCACCGGCCGGGACGACCGCAGGAGGTGGCATCAAACGGGCCGGTGAGCGGCACCACCGGCTCCTCCCGTGCCCACCCGCCCGGCCCGCCGCGCTCCAAaggccccgagccccccgccggCCTCACCCCGCACGCCTCTGACCCCCACCTCGCTCGCcagcccccgcccggccccccgctgcccaccgccgccccgcagcagccccgctCGCCGCAGCGGGAGCCCCAGCGTGTCTCCCACGAGCAGTTCCGGGCGGCCCTGCAGATGGTGGTGGACCCCGGGGACCCCCGCACCTACCTGGACAACTTCATCAAGATCGGCGAGGGCTCCACCGGCATCGTCTGCATCGCCACCATCAAGAGCACCGGCAAGCTGGTGGCCGTGAAGAAGATGGACCTGCGCAAGCAGCAGCGGCGCGAGCTGCTCTTTAACGAG GTGGTGATCATGCGGGACTACCAGCACGAGAACGTGGTGGAGATGTACAACAGCTACCTGGTGGGCGACGAGCTCTGGGTGGTGATGGAGTTCCTGGAGGGCGGCGCACTCACCGACATCGTCACGCACACCAG GATGAATGAGGAGCAGATCGCGGCCGTTTGCTTGGCCGTGCTCAAGGCCCTGTCCGTCCTGCACGCGCAGGGCGTCATCCACCGCGACATCAAGAGCGACTCCATTCTGCTGACTCACGACGGCAGG GTGAAACTCTCCGATTTTGGGTTTTGCGCCCAAGTGAACAAGGAGGTGCCACGGCGCAAGTCGCTGGTGGGGACCCCGTACTGGATGGCGCCGGAGCTCATCTCCCGCTTGCCCTACGGCCCCGAG GTGGATATCTGGTCCCTGGGGGTGATGGTTATCGAGATGGTCGACGGGGAGCCGCCGTACTTCAACGAGCCGCCCCTaaaggccatgaagatgatccGAGACAATCTGCCCCCCAAGCTCAAAAACATGCACAAG GTTTCCCCCTCTCTCAAAGGCTTCCTCGACCGCATGCTGGTGCGGGATCCGGTGCAGCGGGCCACGGCCAACGAACTCTTGAAGCACCCCTTCTTGGGCAAGGCGGGCCCCCCCTCCTGCATCGTGCCCCTCATGCGCCAGAACCGCATGCGGTGA
- the PAK4 gene encoding serine/threonine-protein kinase PAK 4 isoform X3 → MPWLRGTGKRRESRGASSVLPRFQERALDWLLCFKCCCLIGSPGSNLLRSSSAWCELRFFNPSEPRGRSSPGCSSSFPPSWLSRHSGDAPGPENGPLASLTMFSKKKKRIEISAPSNFEHRVHTGYDQQEQKFTGLPRQWQGIIEESAKRPKPLVDPVCITAIQHGSQKAEHRPGRPQEVASNGPVSGTTGSSRAHPPGPPRSKGPEPPAGLTPHASDPHLARQPPPGPPLPTAAPQQPRSPQREPQRVSHEQFRAALQMVVDPGDPRTYLDNFIKIGEGSTGIVCIATIKSTGKLVAVKKMDLRKQQRRELLFNEVVIMRDYQHENVVEMYNSYLVGDELWVVMEFLEGGALTDIVTHTRMNEEQIAAVCLAVLKALSVLHAQGVIHRDIKSDSILLTHDGRVKLSDFGFCAQVNKEVPRRKSLVGTPYWMAPELISRLPYGPEVDIWSLGVMVIEMVDGEPPYFNEPPLKAMKMIRDNLPPKLKNMHKVSPSLKGFLDRMLVRDPVQRATANELLKHPFLGKAGPPSCIVPLMRQNRMR, encoded by the exons ATGCCCTGGCTTCGCGGGACCGGGAAGCGCCGGGAGAGCCGCGGGGCTTCCTCCGTCCTGCCCCGTTTCCAGGAGCGGGCCCTTGACTGGCTGCTTTGTTTCAAATGTTGCTGCCTCATTGGCTCCCCCGGCTCAAATCTGCTCCGCTCCAGCTCCGCTTGGTGCGAGCTTCGCTTCTTTAACCCCTCCGAGCCTCGCGGCCGCTCTTCGCCCGGCTGCTcgtcctccttccctccctcctggcTCTCCCGACACAGCGGAGACGCTCCCGGTCCGGAAAATG GTCCTCTAGCCAGCCTCACCATGTTCAGCAAGAAGAAGAAACGCATCGAGATCTCGGCTCCCTCCAACTTCGAGCACCGCGTCCACACGGGCTACgaccagcaggagcagaagttCACGGGGCTGCCGCGGCAATGGCAGGGCATCATCGAGGAGTCGGCCAAGCGGCCCAAGCCGCTGGTGGACCCCGTGTGCATCACCGCCATCCAGCACGGCTCGCAGAAG GCAGAGCACCGGCCGGGACGACCGCAGGAGGTGGCATCAAACGGGCCGGTGAGCGGCACCACCGGCTCCTCCCGTGCCCACCCGCCCGGCCCGCCGCGCTCCAAaggccccgagccccccgccggCCTCACCCCGCACGCCTCTGACCCCCACCTCGCTCGCcagcccccgcccggccccccgctgcccaccgccgccccgcagcagccccgctCGCCGCAGCGGGAGCCCCAGCGTGTCTCCCACGAGCAGTTCCGGGCGGCCCTGCAGATGGTGGTGGACCCCGGGGACCCCCGCACCTACCTGGACAACTTCATCAAGATCGGCGAGGGCTCCACCGGCATCGTCTGCATCGCCACCATCAAGAGCACCGGCAAGCTGGTGGCCGTGAAGAAGATGGACCTGCGCAAGCAGCAGCGGCGCGAGCTGCTCTTTAACGAG GTGGTGATCATGCGGGACTACCAGCACGAGAACGTGGTGGAGATGTACAACAGCTACCTGGTGGGCGACGAGCTCTGGGTGGTGATGGAGTTCCTGGAGGGCGGCGCACTCACCGACATCGTCACGCACACCAG GATGAATGAGGAGCAGATCGCGGCCGTTTGCTTGGCCGTGCTCAAGGCCCTGTCCGTCCTGCACGCGCAGGGCGTCATCCACCGCGACATCAAGAGCGACTCCATTCTGCTGACTCACGACGGCAGG GTGAAACTCTCCGATTTTGGGTTTTGCGCCCAAGTGAACAAGGAGGTGCCACGGCGCAAGTCGCTGGTGGGGACCCCGTACTGGATGGCGCCGGAGCTCATCTCCCGCTTGCCCTACGGCCCCGAG GTGGATATCTGGTCCCTGGGGGTGATGGTTATCGAGATGGTCGACGGGGAGCCGCCGTACTTCAACGAGCCGCCCCTaaaggccatgaagatgatccGAGACAATCTGCCCCCCAAGCTCAAAAACATGCACAAG GTTTCCCCCTCTCTCAAAGGCTTCCTCGACCGCATGCTGGTGCGGGATCCGGTGCAGCGGGCCACGGCCAACGAACTCTTGAAGCACCCCTTCTTGGGCAAGGCGGGCCCCCCCTCCTGCATCGTGCCCCTCATGCGCCAGAACCGCATGCGGTGA